In a single window of the Salvelinus namaycush isolate Seneca chromosome 18, SaNama_1.0, whole genome shotgun sequence genome:
- the LOC120063500 gene encoding inactive phospholipid phosphatase 7-like, with protein sequence MPVNQTRSRMRDQNDPINRPEFMSLNQPLRNSNEARGTLRRPGSLKRQPSQQQQQQPQNVQQEPLENNTEDRRESVKLPEEDCIQLNPSFKGIAMNSLMAIDICMSKRLGVCAYSHSSWGSVRSMVNLLAFTGHGIPWIVGTIICLTRSNTMAGQEVLVNLLLVFVPTTLEKY encoded by the exons ATGCCTGTAAATCAGACCAGATCCAGGATGAGAGATCAGAATGACCCGATCAACAGACCCGAGTTTATGTCACTGAACCAGCCTCTCAGAAATAGCAACGAGGCACGGGGGACATTACGGCGGCCTGGTTCACTGAAACGCCAGCCAagccaacagcagcagcagcaacctCAAAATGTACAGCAGGAGCCGCTTGAAAACAACACTGAGGACCGCAGAGAATCTGTTAAACTTCCAGAAGAGGATTGCATACAACTCAACCCCTCCTTTAAGGGCATTGCAATGAACTCTCTTATGGCGATTGATATATGCATGTCCAAAAGGCTTGGGGTTTGCGCATATTCTCACTCCTCATGGGGCAGTGTGCGCTCCATGGTCAACCTGCTTGCATTCACTGGTCATGGCATCCCTTGGATTGTTGGCACAATTATATGTCTCACAAGAAGCAACACAATGGCAGGACAAGAAGTTCTGGTCAATTTGCTTCTTG TTTTCGTTCCCACCACTCTTGAGAAGTATTAA